A genomic window from Lycium barbarum isolate Lr01 chromosome 4, ASM1917538v2, whole genome shotgun sequence includes:
- the LOC132637145 gene encoding uncharacterized protein LOC132637145, with amino-acid sequence MADTSKLHPATTVTNIKSCIPIVLDYEGSQYNNWATLCKLHCRANLVIDHILPPASPTVPPSATATEKLAAKALWERLDDIVRQWIYGTISNNLLNTIIHQEDTAAEAWDRLVHFFQDNKSARALALDAKFTNTKLVDFPNVKAYCTRLKVLADNLANVGHKVSDERRVLRLLRGLSEEYKTFRTTVQHRTPLPSFDVVRSMLELEEDSHAEDAIHDSDSNAALVSHNVTPQNFSGNGQPTNSANNFNNRGNSQNRGKKNNRGRSGGNRNNRGGSGNGQSSGGGSCTNAQAYQPVAAQQQGPAAASWYFPPWAA; translated from the coding sequence ATGGCTGACACCTCCAAGTTGCATCCTGCGACTACCGTCACCAATATAAAATCATGCATCCCTATTGTGCTTGACTACGAAGGAAGCCAATACAATAACTGGGCTACCCTCTGCAAGCTCCATTGTCGTGCAAACTTGGTCATTGACCACATCCTACCTCCTGCCTCCCCCACCGTGCCACCATCAGCAACTGCAACTGAAAAACTTGCTGCTAAGGCCCTATGGGAACGGCTGGATGATATTGTTCGACAATGGATATATGGTACGATATCGAATAATCTTCTCAACACGATCATTCATCAAGAGGACACCGCAGCCGAAGCTTGGGACCGTCTTGTTCATTTCTTTCAGGACAACAAATCGGCTAGGGCTCTTGCTCTTGATGCAAAATTCACCAACACAAAATTGGTGGATTTTCCGAATGTGAAAGCATACTGTACCAGGCTGAAAGTTCTTGCAGACAATCTCGCCAACGTCGGTCACAAAGTTTCCGACGAACGACGTGTGCTTCGTCTTCTGCGAGGATTGTCGGAGGAATATAAAACTTTTCGCACGACGGTGCAGCACCGTACTCCTCTCCCATCTTTTGACGTTGTCCGATCGATGCTTGAGCTTGAGGAGGATAGCCATGCCGAGGACGCCATTCACGACTCTGACTCGAATGCTGCTCTTGTTTCCCACAATGTTACTCCTCAAAATTTCTCAGGAAATGGACAGCCCACTAACTCTGCAAATAATTTCAACAATCGTGGAAATTCGCAGAATCGTGGAAAGAAAAATAACCGCGGTCGCAGCGGCGGCAACCGCAACAACCGCGGTGGCAGCGGCAATGGTCAAAGCAGCGGCGGGGGCAGCTGCACCAATGCACAGGCATACCAGCCCGTCGCGGCACAGCAGCAGGGACCCGCTGCCGCGTCGTGGTATTTTCCACCATGGGCAGCGTAG
- the LOC132635186 gene encoding deoxyhypusine hydroxylase-B, translating to MEVRVDDIGTVVGVEDQDDLPKNSFKVSLEMEKFLCDRLLDQDQPISERFRALFSLRNLRGSGPRNALINATRDPSNLLAHEAAFALGQMQDADAIPALERVLFDFSLHPIVRHEAAEALGAIGLENNISLLERSLASDPAQEVRETCELALSRIKELKNVGSDDGSSTTAPSPFLSVDPAAPASYTSVEDLRKVLLSEEKGMYERYAALFALRNNGGEEAISAIIESLGSKSALLKHEVAYVLGQLQNKKASDALSSTLKDVNEHPMVRHEAAEALGSIADAECLALLVDFAKDPEPIVSQSCEVALSMLEFEKSGKSFEFLFMQIPQVEQVS from the coding sequence ATGGAGGTCAGAGTTGATGACATTGGAACTGTAGTTGGGGTGGAGGACCAAGATGATCTTCCAAAAAATTCATTTAAAGTCTCTCTGGAGATGGAGAAGTTTCTATGTGACAGATTGCTGGACCAAGACCAGCCGATTTCAGAGCGTTTCAGAGCTCTTTTCTCTCTAAGGAACCTTCGGGGATCAGGTCCACGAAATGCCCTTATCAATGCAACAAGGGACCCCTCAAATCTCTTGGCACATGAGGCTGCATTTGCATTGGGTCAAATGCAAGACGCTGATGCCATTCCTGCTCTAGAAAGAGTTCTATTTGATTTCTCCTTGCATCCAATTGTTCGGCATGAGGCTGCAGAAGCACTGGGTGCAATTGGTTTAGAAAATAATATTTCACTTTTAGAAAGAAGTTTGGCTTCAGATCCAGCTCAAGAGGTCCGAGAGACATGTGAACTGGCTCTCAGTCGAATCAAAGAGCTGAAGAATGTAGGAAGTGATGATGGCTCCTCAACTACAGCGCCGTCACCCTTTCTGTCAGTGGACCCTGCTGCTCCTGCTTCTTATACCTCTGTTGAGGACTTGAGGAAAGTTCTTTTGAGTGAAGAAAAGGGCATGTATGAACGCTATGCTGCTCTTTTTGCACTAAGAAACAATGGAGGAGAGGAAGCTATTTCTGCTATTATTGAATCTCTAGGTTCAAAGAGTGCTCTTCTAAAGCACGAGGTTGCTTACGTATTGGGTCAATTGCAGAACAAAAAGGCTTCAGATGCCCTGTCCAGTACTCTTAAAGATGTGAATGAGCATCCAATGGTTAGACATGAAGCAGCCGAAGCTCTTGGTTCTATAGCAGATGCCGAATGTCTTGCACTTCTTGTGGATTTTGCCAAGGATCCCGAGCCTATTGTCTCACAAAGTTGTGAAGTTGCTCTTAGCATGCTTGAGTTTGAGAAATCGGGCAAATCTTTTGAGTTTCTCTTCATGCAGATACCGCAAGTCGAGCAGGTCTCGTAG
- the LOC132635187 gene encoding (S)-ureidoglycine aminohydrolase encodes MHSFSPLSSLSFFLLSTTLILSAFLGTVVTQVGFCSAPSILDADSNSQPLYWKVTNPTLSPSHLQDLPGFTRSVYKKYHALITPESHVFSPLPDWTNTLGAYLITPAIGSHFVMYLAKMQENSKSGLPPSDVERFIFVVQGSAVLTNISRNVRKLTVDSYAYLPPNLDHAVETDAAATLVVFERRYSGLENHVPEQIVGSTDKQPLLETPGEIFELRKLLPTSLAYDFNVHIMDFQPGEFLNVKEVHYNQHGLLLLEGQGIYRLGDSWYPIQAGDAIWMAPFVPQWYAALGKTRSRYLLYKDVNRNPL; translated from the exons ATGCACTCTTTTTCACCACtttcctctctttctttcttcctgCTCTCAACAACTTTGA TTCTTTCAGCTTTTCTGGGAACCGTTGTGACCCAAGTTGGGTTTTGCTCTGCACCATCAATTCTTGATGCTGATTCAAACTCTCAGCCACTTTACTGGAAAGTTACTAACCCCACACTTTCCCCTTCTCATCTTCAAG ACTTGCCAGGTTTTACTCGTAGTGTGTATAAGAAGTACCATGCTCTAATTACTCCTGAAAGTCATGTATTTAGCCCTCTGCCTGATTG GACAAATACTTTAGGCGCCTATCTAATTACACCAGCGATCGGCTCACATTTCGTCATGTACTTGGCAAAGATGCAAG AAAATTCAAAATCTGGGCTTCCTCCTAGTGATGTTGAAAG GTTCATATTTGTGGTCCAGGGAAGTGCAGTTCTCACCAACATATCCAGGAATGTCCGCAAACTGACA GTTGATTCATATGCTTATCTGCCTCCCAATTTGGATCATGCAGTCGAAACTGATGCAGCTGCTACTCTTGTTGTATTTGAAAGGAG GTATTCTGGCTTAGAAAATCATGTTCCTGAGCAAATTGTTGGTTCAACAGACAAGCAACCCCTTCTTGAAACTCCTGGCGAG ATTTTTGAGCTAAGGAAGCTTCTTCCGACATCTTTAGCTTATGATTTCAACGTACAC ATCATGGATTTTCAACCAGGCGAATTCCTTAATGTCAAG GAAGTTCATTATAACCAGCATGGTTTGCTGCTGTTGGAGGGGCAAGGTATTTATCGACTGGGTGATAGCTG GTACCCAATTCAGGCTGGCGATGCTATTTGGATGGCACCATTTGTTCCTCAGTG GTATGCTGCGCTGGGGAAGACGCGTTCACGCTACTTGTTATATAAAGATGTAAATAGGAATCCACTGTAG